A single region of the Halobacterium wangiae genome encodes:
- the surE gene encoding 5'/3'-nucleotidase SurE has protein sequence MTDSLSVLLTNDDGIDAPGIRALYDRLSADHDVTVVAPADEQSGTGQTRTFQVFDYDERDVGYAVDGTPADCVAFAVAGLDVTPDVVVSGCNDGPNLGAHILARSGTIGAAMEASFLGYPAIAASMYDWAFDPEGDWEPKYDQFELPAEAVADVLPSFVAGDLLPTADYLSVNAPATEHADDPVRRVTRPTEQYELRAEFTENGVNVEDRFWHQFLERDVPDPAGTDRHACVDNEISVTPLTVPHTVAGGATVGGLL, from the coding sequence ATGACCGACTCGCTGTCCGTCCTCCTGACCAACGACGACGGCATCGACGCCCCCGGGATACGCGCGCTCTACGACCGCCTGAGCGCGGACCACGACGTCACCGTCGTCGCGCCGGCCGACGAACAGTCCGGCACCGGTCAGACGCGGACCTTCCAGGTGTTCGACTACGACGAACGCGACGTCGGCTACGCCGTCGACGGCACGCCCGCCGACTGCGTCGCGTTCGCCGTCGCCGGCCTCGACGTGACTCCCGACGTCGTCGTCTCGGGTTGCAACGACGGGCCGAACCTCGGCGCACACATCCTCGCGCGCTCGGGCACCATCGGCGCCGCGATGGAGGCCTCCTTCCTCGGCTACCCCGCTATCGCCGCCTCGATGTACGACTGGGCGTTCGACCCCGAGGGCGACTGGGAACCAAAGTACGACCAGTTCGAACTCCCCGCCGAGGCCGTCGCCGACGTCCTCCCGTCGTTCGTCGCCGGCGACCTTCTCCCCACCGCCGACTACCTCTCCGTGAACGCGCCCGCCACCGAACACGCCGACGACCCGGTCAGGCGCGTCACTCGACCCACCGAGCAGTACGAACTCCGGGCCGAGTTCACCGAGAACGGTGTCAACGTCGAGGACCGCTTCTGGCACCAGTTCCTCGAACGCGACGTCCCCGACCCCGCCGGCACCGACCGCCACGCCTGCGTCGACAACGAGATCAGCGTCACGCCGCTCACTGTCCCCCACACCGTCGCCGGCGGCGCGACGGTCGGCGGGTTGCTGTAG
- a CDS encoding class I SAM-dependent methyltransferase: MPPDENPTVADAYDTLAETYETQEEDPYCADLEFPATTDLLPDVADMTVLDAGCGHGRYAEWLVEQGADVVAVDESAEMLERAERRVGDRADVRRADITEPLAFADDDEFDGVVCGLSLHYVEDWREPFAEFARVLRPGGFLVFSAHHPVDEYVAFEAENYFEVEQERMTWSASGEEVAVPFYRRPLSEVVNPLLETGFELDELVEPKPRETFEEKQPESYEKRLEHPTFLCVRASYSG, encoded by the coding sequence ATGCCGCCTGACGAGAACCCCACCGTTGCGGACGCGTACGATACGTTGGCGGAGACGTACGAGACACAGGAGGAGGACCCGTACTGCGCGGACCTGGAGTTCCCTGCGACGACGGACCTCCTGCCGGACGTAGCGGATATGACCGTCCTCGATGCGGGCTGTGGACACGGTCGGTACGCCGAGTGGCTGGTCGAGCAGGGGGCGGACGTCGTCGCCGTCGACGAGAGCGCCGAGATGCTCGAACGGGCGGAGCGACGAGTCGGCGACCGGGCAGACGTACGTCGAGCGGACATCACGGAGCCACTCGCGTTCGCCGACGACGACGAGTTCGACGGTGTCGTCTGTGGGCTCTCGCTCCACTACGTCGAAGACTGGCGAGAGCCGTTCGCGGAGTTCGCTCGTGTACTCCGCCCGGGTGGATTCCTCGTGTTCTCCGCCCACCACCCGGTCGACGAGTACGTCGCGTTCGAGGCCGAGAACTACTTCGAAGTCGAACAGGAGCGGATGACGTGGTCGGCATCCGGCGAGGAAGTCGCGGTCCCGTTCTACCGCCGGCCGCTCTCCGAGGTCGTCAATCCGCTACTCGAGACCGGGTTCGAACTCGACGAACTGGTCGAACCGAAGCCCAGGGAGACGTTCGAGGAGAAGCAGCCGGAGTCCTACGAGAAACGGTTGGAACACCCGACGTTCCTGTGTGTCAGAGCGTCGTACTCGGGGTGA
- a CDS encoding YcaO-like family protein: protein MTVAVVGDGPAVDAVRAALGDVDATVESTDVAGVADATLGVVVGVAGAGGFRAANDHALAGGTPLITVEVGGLGGHPLAGVDAGVAVLAPDGPCFDCLASRVAATDQQPADAPSADRSAVRLAGAHAGRLAADALRGDAHPGTVLELPHAERYVAPVPHCDCGDTTDDALRRGGEDRSLDEALAAAEPLVDDRVGLLTAVGERESFPAPYYLAAVSDTTGFSEAAAAAQSAGVDVDWDAAYMKAVGEGLERYSAGVYRESAFQTHPPDHPDAVAPAAFVRPEDATTPAELDWVRGEHLQSGDEALLPADRVVFPPPEGSTGPSITTGLGLGNSGREALLSGLYETVERDATMLAWYSTFDPLGLAVEDDGFAELAKHARAENLSVTPLLCTQDVDVPVVAVAVHRDEWPRFAAGSAADLDPEAAARSALAEALQNWMELRAIGREDAPDEDGAIGKYADFPRDVRGFVDPDTTIPAEEVGPADSPTGDAELRAALDALADADLDAYAARLTTRDVERAGFEAVRVLVPGAQPLFVTEPFFGDRAREVPREMGFQARLDRPFHPFP from the coding sequence GTGACCGTCGCCGTCGTCGGCGACGGCCCCGCAGTGGACGCCGTCCGCGCCGCCTTGGGCGACGTGGACGCGACCGTCGAATCGACCGACGTCGCGGGTGTCGCGGACGCGACGCTCGGCGTCGTCGTCGGTGTCGCCGGCGCCGGCGGCTTCCGCGCCGCGAACGACCACGCACTGGCTGGCGGCACACCCCTGATCACCGTCGAAGTCGGCGGTCTCGGTGGTCACCCGCTCGCCGGCGTCGACGCGGGGGTCGCCGTCCTCGCGCCCGACGGCCCGTGTTTCGACTGCCTGGCTTCGCGTGTCGCGGCGACCGACCAGCAGCCAGCCGACGCCCCGAGCGCCGACCGGTCGGCGGTCCGCCTCGCCGGCGCCCACGCCGGCCGCCTCGCCGCAGACGCGCTCCGCGGGGACGCCCACCCGGGCACCGTCCTCGAACTCCCGCACGCCGAGCGGTACGTCGCGCCCGTCCCGCACTGCGACTGCGGCGACACCACCGACGACGCGCTCCGACGCGGCGGCGAGGACCGCTCGCTGGACGAGGCGCTCGCGGCGGCCGAACCGCTCGTCGACGACCGGGTCGGCCTGCTCACCGCCGTCGGCGAACGCGAGTCGTTCCCCGCGCCGTACTACCTCGCTGCCGTCAGCGACACGACTGGCTTCAGCGAAGCAGCGGCCGCAGCCCAGTCCGCCGGCGTCGACGTCGACTGGGACGCGGCCTACATGAAGGCAGTCGGCGAGGGCCTCGAACGCTACAGCGCGGGCGTCTACCGCGAGTCGGCGTTCCAGACGCACCCGCCGGACCACCCGGACGCCGTGGCGCCCGCCGCGTTCGTCCGCCCAGAGGACGCCACGACCCCCGCGGAACTCGACTGGGTGCGCGGCGAACACCTGCAGTCGGGCGACGAGGCGCTGCTCCCCGCGGACCGCGTCGTTTTCCCGCCGCCGGAGGGCTCGACCGGGCCGTCGATCACTACCGGTCTCGGTCTCGGGAACTCCGGGCGGGAGGCGCTCCTCTCGGGGCTCTACGAGACGGTCGAGCGCGACGCCACGATGCTCGCGTGGTACTCCACGTTCGACCCGCTCGGCCTCGCCGTCGAGGACGACGGCTTCGCCGAACTCGCGAAGCACGCCCGCGCCGAGAACCTCTCCGTCACGCCGCTGCTCTGCACGCAGGACGTCGACGTCCCCGTCGTCGCCGTCGCCGTCCACCGCGACGAGTGGCCGCGCTTCGCCGCCGGTTCGGCGGCCGACCTCGACCCGGAGGCCGCCGCGCGCTCCGCGCTCGCCGAGGCGCTCCAGAACTGGATGGAACTGCGCGCCATCGGCCGCGAGGACGCTCCCGACGAGGACGGTGCCATCGGGAAGTACGCCGACTTCCCCCGCGACGTCCGCGGGTTCGTCGACCCTGACACCACAATCCCCGCCGAGGAGGTCGGCCCCGCCGACTCGCCGACCGGCGACGCCGAACTCCGGGCCGCCCTGGACGCGCTCGCGGACGCCGACCTCGACGCCTACGCCGCCCGCCTCACCACCCGCGACGTCGAACGCGCCGGCTTCGAGGCCGTCCGCGTCCTCGTCCCCGGAGCACAGCCGCTGTTCGTCACCGAGCCGTTCTTCGGTGACCGCGCACGAGAGGTCCCCCGCGAGATGGGTTTCCAGGCTCGCCTGGACAGACCGTTCCACCCCTTCCCGTGA
- the tbsP gene encoding transcriptional regulator TbsP, with product MPSNLLGTNVEDVFGAVFAAEPDALFVVNPAGSTVEQLVDAANAFDGDLPSIRVLGDERTLKDVMDDFIVASNTANLVESSDLELRVLGDDARSSMLVTEDQTVALLEAGGLVGGLATDDAEFTGTAYDSITEDWEGAEQFNLRTPAIDRVRQTLNDEISPEVEDDFSGVLQSMETARGDGDGLDEVTVSLLVAAKNRELLYDISKWGEDVGIASKATFSRTKTKLEDLGLIDTEKVPIDVGRPRLRLKLADDRLADAPPAELANVAQSMLT from the coding sequence ATGCCATCGAATCTTCTCGGCACGAACGTCGAAGACGTCTTCGGCGCCGTCTTCGCGGCCGAACCGGACGCGCTGTTCGTCGTCAACCCCGCGGGGAGCACGGTCGAGCAGCTCGTCGACGCCGCGAACGCCTTCGACGGCGACCTGCCGTCGATCCGCGTGCTCGGCGACGAACGGACGCTCAAGGACGTCATGGACGACTTCATCGTGGCGAGCAACACCGCCAACCTCGTCGAATCCAGCGACCTCGAACTCCGCGTGCTCGGTGACGACGCCCGGAGCTCCATGCTGGTCACGGAGGACCAGACGGTCGCGCTCCTCGAGGCGGGCGGACTGGTCGGCGGTCTCGCCACCGACGACGCCGAGTTCACCGGAACGGCCTACGACTCCATCACCGAGGACTGGGAGGGCGCAGAGCAGTTCAACCTGCGCACGCCCGCCATCGACCGCGTCCGCCAGACGCTGAACGACGAGATCAGCCCCGAGGTCGAGGACGACTTCAGTGGCGTCCTCCAGTCCATGGAGACCGCCCGCGGCGACGGCGACGGCCTCGACGAGGTCACCGTCAGCCTGCTCGTCGCGGCGAAGAACCGCGAACTCCTCTACGACATCAGCAAGTGGGGCGAGGACGTCGGCATCGCCTCGAAGGCGACGTTCTCCCGCACGAAGACCAAACTCGAGGACCTCGGCCTCATCGACACCGAGAAGGTCCCCATCGACGTCGGCCGCCCGCGCCTCCGCCTGAAGCTCGCGGACGACCGCCTCGCCGACGCGCCGCCCGCGGAGCTCGCGAACGTCGCGCAGTCGATGCTGACGTAG